Within the Plasmodium coatneyi strain Hackeri chromosome 6, complete sequence genome, the region gttaggtggtaggtgggttattaggtggtaggggtggtagatgggtcgAAGAAAGGTGGTGTTatgggtggtggaaggaagggtctaaggaaggaaagaaggaatgaaggttgtgttgggggtgtaaggaaggaggtcgtctaaggaaggaaaggagggtctaaaggagggaggttgttaggggtggtggtgggaAACATacgtataaatataaaaatgaatatatacacatgttctcttttttccttccgatTTTTAGAGTGCAACAAAGGATCAGGTGTATGGTCTATTTTTAGACTTCAACAAACCACTAAGTGCAGACGACGAGAAGGATGTTTTCACAGTCGTTTGCGACGAAGTCGTGGACGGTTACGACGTCACGAACCAAACCCTTCGCAaatgtttttgtaaaattcttATGAGGAATTTACGAAAAGTAACGTCGAAAGATAGTGAATATGCCTACAATGAGCAGACGTGGACTGTTGACGCTATGGGACAGCTTGTGGCATGTGATCTATTAAACTTGtggttattattatatgtattgAAATCTCGCATAAATAAGGAGAATATTAAATATGTATTCACAGCAATAACTAGTTTGAACGaggcattttcttttatggAATCTGAggattgtatatataaaagcaCGTTTTCAGTGAACGAAACGGAGGAAGGTGCTAGTTTCAAGGATATCTATACCTGGTTTCGGAATCGGGGcattatagaaaaaatgggggaaataCATAGCGGGAATGCGTGCAGAAGTGGGAGTAGGTCGGATGACCAGGATAGTGGACTTCCAGAGACGAATGTGGAAGATATAAGATCCAAAGTGCAGGATATAGCTGATAAAGttctcaaaaaaatagaggagtTGCAGGAAATAGTTAACGAAATTGAACCGGAAGAAGCACCACCCACCCCCGGCTCCGAACCCTCCGGCACGGCGGAAGAGAgtgaaggagaggaagaggaaggggagcATGAAGATGTGTCTACATCAgatgaaaaggaggagacagtgaaagaaaaaccacaggaggaggaagaagaacctgAACAGAAACCACGGTCGGACGCCCCTGAGCAGGACCCAGGTAAGAGTAAAATATCTTACTAAAAAGTAAACCTACTAAAGAAcagtgtggtaggtgggttgctaGGGGTGGACATGTTAGGGGTGAACAATCGTTGAGCCAGTGtaggtatttttttccctttacctTGACGATGCttatcttcctcctcccccttccttccttgcacctCCCGGAGGAAGTGCACCCAAGAAAGGGTGCACCTACAAAAACCATAGGGTCATACTATAGCACGGAACTATATGCAAACAACACTTCCACCCTTCCATATACTTCCTTTTACTCACTACTTCAGGTCCCATTCCTGCTCCAGCACCGGTTCCTGCCCAACTCAGGCAGCGGATAAACCAGCCTAATCTTACTTCATATCTTCCTTTGGCCCCTGCCGTGCTTGGTATTTCTATTATGAGCtacctcctttggaaggtaagaaaaaataaggcaaaaaagaaaaaaaaagaaaaaaaagggttcaGGATTCCGCGCTTAACTTCCCCGTTTcagtgtataggatttcgcattttagggtatgtgtatgtagcattttacattttagggtgtgtatgtgtaggatttcgcactttaGGGTGTgagtgtatgtaggattttcgcattttagggtttgaagTAGTTATTACTGTTGCCtgtgaacaaacatttcgcatccctattaaagaaacattttctcccttttttttttttttttttttttgcagtactttggaatgcttcgtaagacaagaaaacgttacagaagatcttatcaagtacgtggtccatCCTTACAGGAACAAGTTATGGATCATATGGACCAACCTGGTCCAcctgaatataccttagtaaaggaacgcaaacctcgttctacgcctaaaaaaaggaggaaaaaacgttcGCCTCGCCGcggtggtgtacgtcgccgcatgattattgatattcatttagaggtattagacgaatgtcaaagggAAGATCTatattcgacgaaggaagattattttgaaattttggtacaagaatttatgggatcAAAATttatggaagaaggaaaaatttctAGAGGTGacattcctaaggaacaggttccatgttcagatttcgggtttagggaggaagactttgttcctaaggagcagcttccaagttcagattccgggttttagggtttagggtgtagtatatatatttttctttttttttcgttttgtattgtatgaaAGTGCTCACTTTCATGTGTAACtgatataagtggaagtgaaaaaaattttcctcgttgactttattttgatttgtttggtaaaatttctttttttattgaagaattaaaaaatgcttattgattctgtaataaaattttgactttataaattttttttttgtttcttaaAATTCATGAATATCTATTTAAAGGTCgccacattcctttttttttccgcatccaCGTTGGGagtatttcttcctcatgtGGTTATTCAACCttacaaatgaaaaggaaagagaagaaatgaaatatgaagaaaagaagcaaggaaaaaaaaaggaaaaaaagaaaaaaagaaaaaaagaaaaaagaagaatgaaaaaagaatggtctttttgtttctttctttacacACACTAACTATAAACTCTGTGCAGACTTCACGTGGTGATCATTTATATTAAGTGGGAAGGATTAGGAAAGAAGCATTAAACATTACACACTCATTGCAATGttcaacattccaaatgAGTGTTACATTACAATGGTGTTACATCCGACCGTAACCTACATTCGTTCTTTGATGATGATCTGATGTTCTCTTactatttgttcttcctttcctagGTTGTCTTGTGTACGCAGCAGAGGAAGGTACTGCATTGGGATAAAACGTGGAACTTGTTTCCGAACTTGCTGTGAAGTCCACTGTGGACGTTTCTGTTAATGTGTCTACTTCGCGTCCAGTTGATcttctattccttcttttgcttcttctattccttccatttccagaagagtggttaccaaacaaagaagaccatggtttatactgaagggaacgaaggttattaggggtggaacgaaggttgttaggtgggttgttaggatggtgggtggcaggtgggttgttaggatggtggtaggtggaaggaaggttgttaggtggtgttACTTAccttaaataaaaagtatgccaatgCTGGGAATTCCATTGCTGCTAAGGTGCCGAAAGTAGAAGAAAGAGTAGAGGAGGTGCTAGCTTTACTTAATGCTTCTTTTAATTGGGATTGTGCTTGGGCGGATTCTTTTTGTGCTACTTCTTTTGATGCTTCTGCTTCcgcttttcccttttgtgcaACTTCTAAGGCAGAATTTGTTGTACAGTACGAATCTAATGCTTCCGCTACACCACAAGGTACTTCGTATGTATCATGGAAATCCTTACAATATGAACCACTCGTATATGTCGTGGTATTTGGGCAATTATTCCTCATGGTAATACATGCTGAGGAAACTTCTTTTAAGTAAGTGTACAACTCGTCTTTACAGTTGAGCCCATTCTTCATTAACCCGTCGTATATGGTGGTATGTTCGTAGTAATAatcgaatacttttttcatttgggggAGGAGGTCTTTATTAACATCGCTGTATTGAAATCTACATTTATTGCTAGGATTATCTCCCTTCAGCGTTTGGTAAATTGCACTCAGCAGGTctgacaaatttttattacctAAGTCGTTCCAGTACTTATCTCCCAGCCAATGGTAAAAGAATTGACATGGTTCGGCGTCCGTTTGTTTGCTTGTATTCATGTTGCATGCGGAACAATAAGCACCCCCAATCTTTTTCGCAGATGTAGTGAGTTCACGGTAATCATTTAATTTACCCTTCAAAGTGTCCTCCCACTGTGAGTACCCGCCAATTTCGCCATTACATTCACTCCCACTGGCCCCATCGAATTTATTATAGTACTTGGTCTTGGAAGGTAAATCCTTCAAATTCAGTGcctacaaatatataatttgcaaaaggaaggaggaagaggagtatgtggaatatatgcatatattcatatatatgaaatattcCACATTCCTTATTACTTTACAATAGGTTACACCATGTATATAGAAAGTATTGCATGCACATTGTGTAATTATCTATGTTGCATAGAAAATGGAGCAGCCCTCAGTATGCTTCTTACCTTCGTCATGATTCATGTGCACTTCTTTATGTAATAAATTGGTGTTAGAATTTTCTCTGTTCTGTTTGTtattgtttgtttgttccctaggatgatgatgatatGATGATTGGATTGTAAGTGTGGGGGTGAATGTggaattttcacttctttcttcaataataataatatatattccttaattccttgaacaatagtaatatatcacatacacaaatgtgtacatcaaaatcattacatatgtatatatatattaaggtaaaaaaatatataaaatattaagcccaaaagaaaaaaaaaaagtactcctcctaatttttttttaatgaacatatatatatattgtatacagttcatCTACATGCCTAtgtgcagttcatatatatatatgtataaggagGAATGTTCcaccccctccttttccttcccctttcctggatgtgtatattcataaatataCTGTGAAGAGtgtaaatttatataaaattaataaaaaacagCATACGTAATATACATAGAATTTCCATTAATTATGCATACAagggagaaatatatgtatccTTATAGTATATGCTTGACAGTATAATCCTCCCCTGTTCCCTTCTGTTTATGTCATTgttcagtaataataaaatgtttctttctctccttttcttttttttttatttagcaTTAtctccccccccaaaaaaaaaaaaaaaaaaacgggtagaattttttagtgtatacgtgtatataaaaatttcactgttaaaaatgtgcagatAATTTGCTGCTCCACCTTCCATTACAccgttagaaggaagggaaccaTGTAGTTGAAGGGGTGTGtgggggttattttttttctcataaaagggaatatgATTATTAAGGATGTTATCATCATAAATTGTATAGAATATAACTAAAAACCGTGTCGTTTTTAATTTCAAATTACCACATAATTTTTGCATTAATTagtattatgtacattttaattacttatttcctttaaaagtatatatttgtacacacactcaaaaaaaaagaagccccaaaaaaaaaaagaaggaagcaaaaacagcaaagcaaaatggcacccTTTCCTACCAAACTTTCACTACTCACCTTAATACTTTACTTCTCGTGGGCACAATATAACCCTAACCACCACCACGTAAGATAAGAACAActattaaatttgttaaaatttgtGACACacgcatacacatacattttcATCATGCTAaacgtttttcctttttaataaaaattgagaaaaaaaaaagagaagaaaaaaaaatttccaccacccctaacaacccacctaccaccaaccatctaacaacctttcttttttttaggtgaatGCTTTAAGAACATCCGGAAATGTCACAActgagaagaaaaatcttCTAGACGCAGGTGTAAGAACACTAAAATCCAAGTGGAGTAATGATGATGGTAcatcaaacaacaacaacaacgatgACGACGTCGTCCCTTTAAGGACGGAAAGAATGGGCGTCCACTTTGATCAGAAccataaaaatttatttcacCGATTCCATGCAGCAAAAAGTGGTAACAATGGTAACAATGGACTCCCCAAAATGGATAATAAGGGTGCTTCCTATCACCCTTTTTGGAAGAACCGCCGCCGTTGCGATGCAATAGACCGCTCTTTGGACAGCAGTTCCATGGAAAGTGTTACTTCCATATCAACAAATAACAGTAGCAGCAGCCGTTTCTGCTCTTTGGACAGCAGTTCCATGGACAGTTCTGTGGACAGTCTCTTTGAGGAGCGAAGTGATGACTAtcattatgatgattattcaacaccacatataaaaaatgtaaaagcaattaatagaagaagagaagTGTTATTCCAACCTAGGGAATTCCATCCCCCAGGGGAATTTCGACCTAGaggattttttaataaattgttgtatgctataaaaagaagagcgaCAAGACGAGCATTGTCACCGTTCTTGTCATCACCACTCGTATTGACCCTTTCgattttatatgtattagCTTTGTGTTGTATAGGTGTGATTGTGGTCCTTTCGGTAGGTGGTCCACCACTACCATACTCGTGGCCCCTTTGTGGT harbors:
- a CDS encoding SICA antigen, with translation MIIDIHLEVLDECQREDLYSTKEDYFEILVQEFMGSKFMEEGKISRGDIPKEQVPCSDFGFREEDFVPKEQLPSSDSGF
- a CDS encoding KIR protein; protein product: MTKALNLKDLPSKTKYYNKFDGASGSECNGEIGGYSQWEDTLKGKLNDYRELTTSAKKIGGAYCSACNMNTSKQTDAEPCQFFYHWLGDKYWNDLGNKNLSDLLSAIYQTLKGDNPSNKCRFQYSDVNKDLLPQMKKVFDYYYEHTTIYDGLMKNGLNCKDELYTYLKEVSSACITMRNNCPNTTTYTSGSYCKDFHDTYEVPCGVAEALDSYCTTNSALEVAQKGKAEAEASKEVAQKESAQAQSQLKEALSKASTSSTLSSTFGTLAAMEFPALAYFLFKVSNTT